The genomic window CGCACTGAGCAGCCCCCAGCCAAAAATATTAAAATTTTGCCATAAATTCTTCATTAGTAAATCACCATAAAATAACCTTTAAAAGATGCTGATTACCCTAACCCTAATCATCAATGAGGGCTGATTAACCTCAAACAAATCTTCAGTCTTTAGCTTGCCCAAAGTCGTAGATAATCTATCATCTGTATTCAGATTTAGTGTGGCGATCGCTTTTAAATACCTAAATAAAGATGTCATTCTAAAAGTAATAATTAATAAATTTAAATTGCTCCATCTTTTTTCACCTGCGCTTCTGTTTGATTTGGCTGCTGTTGCTGACGCGCTACAGGTTTTTGCTGTCCAAAGCCATCAAATAATTCGTTGAGTTTGACGCTGATACCCAAATATGCGCCGCCTGCGGAACGTGTTCCTGAGAAATCCCGGTCATCAACTTTACCAAACACATATCCAGCCGAAACGCGCAGGTTAGGCGTGAGGTAGTAGCCTGTTTCTATAACAAACCCTGTTTCGCTGTAGCTAGACTGACTAATTACACGAGCCTCACCCACCAAATCCCAGCTATATCCTAAACGATAGGTAGCGCGTAATTGCGCCAGATTTACTGTGCTAGTACCAGCTAAATCACTGGCTATGTAAGAGGTGCTGTTACGCAAGGCATACTTGCCATAGAATTCCCATTGCCAGTTAGGAGCATAAATAGCTTCTAAGGCAAAAGTATGGTCTTGAGAACCTGTACCACTACCTAAGAGGATGGTGTCAGGGATAGTTGATGGATTTTGGCGATATTCATAACGCAATAAAGCATTAAATTTATCACTATTGGGATCGCGGTAGGCTAAACCTAGCTTCAGATTAGCTGTATCCCCCAATCCTGAAAGCTTTTGATTGGAAGAACCGGCTTGTTGATAACGTATCAAGGCTGTGAGAGCCGGAGAAATTTTACCCGTAACACCTGCGGTAATTACTGTATTGCCACCACCAGAAGAGGAGCGATGTTCGTAACGAGCGCTGGCTTGAAACTGCGGATTATCAGAGTATTCCAGCCCCACACTGTAACTATCGCCCCCATCAAATCCGATCGCAGATGCTGATTGACCAAAAGCGAAGGGTTGAGCATATTGTTGACCCGCCGCAGTTCGTCCGAAGAAGTTGCCAAATACGTGTTCGTAAGCAACGTTCAGCCGCAATCCCGAAGCAATAGTCCAGCGATTATTTAGACCAATCGCCCCTTGGGTAGTCATTTCGTTAGCACCACCCAAAATTGAGTAACGACCTGTCAAAGTAGTATCTGATCCGAGTTTGTGTTCACCATTGACACTCAAGCTGGTGATGGAATTACCCGAATATTGACCGCTAGTGTAAAACTGTTGGGCCAGACTGATATTGACACCAGGAATTGCTGCCCAATTCAAGCCTAAGATGGTACGGTCTGGGTAAACAGTATCTTTTTGGGAAGATAAACTCAGTTCATTTTGGGCTTGGAAAGTCAGATTCTTAGCGATGGGAACTGAAAAACGCGATCGCAATTGATCAGAATCACCACTCAGGGCGCTGTCGGGGATGCGGTCTTCCCGATGACGATGAATCCAATCCACATCAAGGGTAGCGCTACCCAAGCGTTGTTGAATCCCAGCGGAAATCGTCGTCAGTGAATTATCAACATTGCTGCCAGGTATGGCCTCAGAACGCGGTGCAAACAGCTCTTCAAAGGTGTCTAGGGGTTGGGGAGCAATCCCAAAGTTGTCTTCGTGGTCATATTGTGCCCTGACATTGGTACTTGAGGAGAGTTTAGCTGTAACCTGCGCTCCATAACGGGTTTGTCCTGGGACAAAGCTGATAGTGGAATTATTAGCAAAACCTGTATCAGCAAAGCGATAATAGGCACGACCTAGAATCCCATTGGCAATTTGTCCCTCAGCTTCTAACCGATACGCATCACCCCTGACTTTTCCCACCACATCAGAATCATTACTGGAATGGGCATATTCTGCGATTAACTTACCTTGATCACCCAAAGCAATCAGTGCATCTGCGCCGTAGAGTTGAAAGTCACGCACCCCGTGATTTTCTTGGACGTAAGTTGCACCGATCCAACTTTCCTGATTAAGTTTGCGGGAAAGGTTGTATTGCAGACGACCTGCAAAGATATTGCCATCAGAGTCTTGGCTGTCATATTCATAGCTAACAACAATCCGGCGTACCAAGACTTGTCCAGTTTGATCAATATCAGTGCGAAGAATGGGTTCACGGAATAATAAGGTACCGCGATCGTAGTCGATTTCGTAGTCTGGGCCTCGGTTAAGCTGCTTGCGTTCTAGTACAGTCCCAGGACGATTGAGTTCTTCTAACTCGATAAAGACATTTTCACTGCCTGGTTGTAGTATTCTGCGAGATAGGAAGTAATAACCACTAGTACCATCGGGAGCAATGGTATCTCGTTGAAACCCTTCTAAGTGGTTGCCATACAAACCTGTAATTTGTAAGTTTCCTAAGTTGTAGTTAGCTTTAAAGCCGTGGAGTTGACGGGTGATAGAAGTAAATTGCTGCGATCGCCGAGCAAATTCTTCTGTGTTGTAGTCACCCCACATGGCATAATCAGGGGAAGATCCGGGTATACCAGTTGAACGCTCAAGACGCAGATATACGCTGTCAATGGAAGGAGCTATCGCATCAACTTGGGAGCTATCACCGTAGACAGGATAGTTTTGCTCACTGAATTGGTAAGTTTTAAACAGGCGATTTTCACAGTTGCAATCTTCATTGAGGTTACGAGAACTGTTGTATGCGCCTGTAAACAACCATTCTCCAATCGCACCAGTGGCAAATATCGCTGAGTGGAAATCTAATTGGGTGCTGTTGTCTTTATCAGGAGGGAGGAAATCACGGAAACTCCCGTAATAATTTGTACCTCTAGCGCCCAAACGTAAATCTATTACCCCTGTTACCAAACTCGGACGCAGTGCCGTTTCAAATTGTAGTTGGGTAAAGGCTTCTAAATCATTAGCGATCGCGCGAATTTGTACAGTTTGCGCTTTTAGCTGCGATCGCAAAGTAGCTGTAAATTGCCCCGCTTTCGCCGAGACTTGAAATCCGGGTTCATCGGGTTTGAAATCTTTCCCAATAAACTCCCCAGCAGTGGGTATCAAAGTGACAACAGCATCACGATTAGAGCGATTGCCATTTACATCCATGAGTTGACCCCGGATTGTCGCTGTAGAACGTCCATCTGCTGGGATACGAGACTCAACTGTTTCTAAGGTTAGTTTCTGTGGCGCTCCCCGGACTGCTACTTGCATCGTTACAGGGGGTTCTGTCCCTCCAACTACTTGTGCAGAGATGGTGTTATTACCTTCTTTTAAGGAGACACCATACCATGTCTGCGTTACCAAGTTGGTGGTGGCATCGCTTTCCGTCCGTCCAACTAAGGAAGGATCTACCAACTCGCCATTTACCCGCAATTCCACTTTACTACCAACGGTAAATTGCACAATCACCGTAGTAGCTGGTACATCTACAACACTATTAGGCGTTGGAGTCAAAATTTTAATTGCTGTGGAAATGGGGGACACGGGGAGATTTTGATTCACCCCTTGTCCACTTGTTCTTGCGTCTACTCCGGCTATTTTGCTTAAGCCTCTAGGTAAATCAACAGAAGTTGCTGGTTGAAATGCTTGTATTTTCGTTGGAGAAGCTTGAAACTGGCTCTCGGTGTCTTTACGTCCTTCGTTTTTGATTCCTGCTATTTTGCGTAAGCCTCTGGGCAAATCAACAGAAGTTGCTGGTTGAAATGCTTGTATTTGCGTTTCACTTGGCTGAACATTTGGAATTGAAGTATCAGTAACTGGTGCTGAAGAAGTTGAGGTAAGTTCGTCGGAACTTCCCGAAAGATGGGGCGAATTTGAATCCGTACTTTTTTCAAGCACTTTCTCCTGATCTGCTTGAACTTCGATCTGATTTTTCACATCATCTGCAACAACCAAAGCGAAACCCAACTCCCCAGCCCCCTTCCTTACTAGCGTTGGGGAAGAATTCAAAGCCTCTTTGCTAGAAGGAGAGAGGTTTTCCAGATCCCCTGAAAAGTCAGGAGCTTCAACACCCTTGTCTGCTTGCGAAGACGAATCGGGGAAAAAAAGATTTTCACTTGCAGGTTCTGCCTTAACTATGGCAGGATACAAAACGAGGCTGAAAGCTATTGGCATCACCCCCATCATCTTCAGGTTGAAAATACTTGTATGGTGCAGTCTGGGCTTCATTTCTTGACTGGCTCCTGAAAGGTGGGGGTGACTGCGAAATTCATGCGTACCAAGCCACCAGGCTCTAAACGCACTAGGCGAGATTGGCTATTACGTTCGCGGAATTTTTGGTTGGGAGCCAGTGTGTAACCGGGTACACTACTTAGGTCTAGTACACCTGTGTGGTTTCCTGGTAAGGCGTTGGCTAAGGAGAATAAACCATTAGGATCTGTAGTGATGCGGTTTCCGTCCTCCATAAAAATCACCGCATTTGGTATTCCAGGCTCACCACGCTGTTGTTCACCGTCAAAGTTTTTATCAACAAACACGCGACCGATGATTGTGCC from Nostoc sp. UHCC 0926 includes these protein-coding regions:
- a CDS encoding TonB-dependent receptor; the protein is MKPRLHHTSIFNLKMMGVMPIAFSLVLYPAIVKAEPASENLFFPDSSSQADKGVEAPDFSGDLENLSPSSKEALNSSPTLVRKGAGELGFALVVADDVKNQIEVQADQEKVLEKSTDSNSPHLSGSSDELTSTSSAPVTDTSIPNVQPSETQIQAFQPATSVDLPRGLRKIAGIKNEGRKDTESQFQASPTKIQAFQPATSVDLPRGLSKIAGVDARTSGQGVNQNLPVSPISTAIKILTPTPNSVVDVPATTVIVQFTVGSKVELRVNGELVDPSLVGRTESDATTNLVTQTWYGVSLKEGNNTISAQVVGGTEPPVTMQVAVRGAPQKLTLETVESRIPADGRSTATIRGQLMDVNGNRSNRDAVVTLIPTAGEFIGKDFKPDEPGFQVSAKAGQFTATLRSQLKAQTVQIRAIANDLEAFTQLQFETALRPSLVTGVIDLRLGARGTNYYGSFRDFLPPDKDNSTQLDFHSAIFATGAIGEWLFTGAYNSSRNLNEDCNCENRLFKTYQFSEQNYPVYGDSSQVDAIAPSIDSVYLRLERSTGIPGSSPDYAMWGDYNTEEFARRSQQFTSITRQLHGFKANYNLGNLQITGLYGNHLEGFQRDTIAPDGTSGYYFLSRRILQPGSENVFIELEELNRPGTVLERKQLNRGPDYEIDYDRGTLLFREPILRTDIDQTGQVLVRRIVVSYEYDSQDSDGNIFAGRLQYNLSRKLNQESWIGATYVQENHGVRDFQLYGADALIALGDQGKLIAEYAHSSNDSDVVGKVRGDAYRLEAEGQIANGILGRAYYRFADTGFANNSTISFVPGQTRYGAQVTAKLSSSTNVRAQYDHEDNFGIAPQPLDTFEELFAPRSEAIPGSNVDNSLTTISAGIQQRLGSATLDVDWIHRHREDRIPDSALSGDSDQLRSRFSVPIAKNLTFQAQNELSLSSQKDTVYPDRTILGLNWAAIPGVNISLAQQFYTSGQYSGNSITSLSVNGEHKLGSDTTLTGRYSILGGANEMTTQGAIGLNNRWTIASGLRLNVAYEHVFGNFFGRTAAGQQYAQPFAFGQSASAIGFDGGDSYSVGLEYSDNPQFQASARYEHRSSSGGGNTVITAGVTGKISPALTALIRYQQAGSSNQKLSGLGDTANLKLGLAYRDPNSDKFNALLRYEYRQNPSTIPDTILLGSGTGSQDHTFALEAIYAPNWQWEFYGKYALRNSTSYIASDLAGTSTVNLAQLRATYRLGYSWDLVGEARVISQSSYSETGFVIETGYYLTPNLRVSAGYVFGKVDDRDFSGTRSAGGAYLGISVKLNELFDGFGQQKPVARQQQQPNQTEAQVKKDGAI